In one window of Fictibacillus phosphorivorans DNA:
- a CDS encoding ECF transporter S component translates to MNTTYSSIQSTKTRMLVISALFVALTLVATMFINIKLPIAGNGGLIHLGNIPLFVAAFVFGRRTGAIAGAFGMGLFDLLSGWTIWAPFTFIIVGAMGYVAGAISEKVPGKRVLVYSLAVIVAMLIKVVGYYFAEVVLYSNWIQPFGSIPGNVLQVGFAGLVVVPLVARIKKRIL, encoded by the coding sequence ATGAATACTACTTATTCATCAATACAATCGACTAAAACAAGAATGTTAGTCATCAGCGCACTATTCGTGGCACTAACGCTTGTTGCAACAATGTTCATCAACATCAAGCTTCCGATCGCAGGAAACGGTGGTCTTATCCACTTGGGTAACATTCCTTTATTTGTAGCGGCTTTTGTTTTCGGTAGAAGAACCGGTGCTATTGCAGGTGCTTTCGGGATGGGTTTGTTTGACCTCCTATCCGGATGGACAATATGGGCTCCGTTCACATTTATCATCGTTGGGGCAATGGGCTATGTAGCGGGCGCTATATCGGAAAAAGTACCAGGCAAACGTGTCCTCGTCTATTCCTTAGCAGTTATCGTTGCTATGCTTATTAAAGTGGTAGGCTATTATTTTGCAGAAGTTGTGCTTTATAGCAACTGGATTCAACCATTCGGATCAATTCCAGGAAACGTTCTGCAAGTTGGATTTGCTGGACTTGTTGTGGTTCCACTTGTAGCACGTATTAAGAAAAGAATTCTTTAG
- a CDS encoding AAA family ATPase has product MNARNEKTFEYHPQLREVIANVEKVMVGKKKVTELTLVSLLAGGHVLLEDVPGVGKTMMVRSIAKSLGLTFNRIQFTPDLLPSDMTGVSIYNQKDMSFEFRPGPLVGNIILADEINRTSPKTQSALLESMEEMSMTVDGQTHILPDPFLVMATQNPIEYEGTYPLPEAQLDRFLMKLTMGYPTPEEEFNVLNVIGNEHPIHLLKPAISPEEISELKTAVKNIYVSDSIKRYIVDLINRTRNHKSIALGVSPRGSLALLKAAQAFALLMNRDFVIPDDVKYLAPYVLVHRVLLKPEARFEGVSAEEVINELLARVPAPIHKEQHA; this is encoded by the coding sequence ATGAACGCTAGAAATGAAAAGACATTTGAATATCATCCTCAACTTAGAGAGGTTATCGCAAACGTAGAAAAAGTTATGGTAGGTAAGAAAAAGGTCACAGAGCTGACGCTTGTTTCGTTATTAGCAGGGGGACATGTTTTACTTGAAGACGTACCAGGAGTAGGGAAAACAATGATGGTGCGATCTATCGCTAAATCCCTGGGCCTAACCTTTAACCGCATCCAGTTCACACCAGATCTATTGCCGTCTGATATGACGGGAGTATCGATATATAACCAAAAAGATATGAGTTTTGAATTTCGGCCTGGTCCTCTTGTAGGAAACATCATTCTCGCTGATGAGATCAACCGTACATCACCGAAGACACAATCGGCACTTCTTGAATCCATGGAAGAAATGAGCATGACGGTTGATGGGCAGACGCACATATTGCCCGATCCGTTCTTAGTTATGGCCACACAAAATCCGATCGAATACGAAGGAACTTATCCGCTTCCAGAAGCACAGCTTGACCGCTTTTTAATGAAGCTGACGATGGGATATCCGACTCCAGAGGAAGAGTTTAACGTATTGAACGTGATCGGAAACGAACACCCGATCCACCTCCTTAAACCAGCCATCTCACCTGAAGAGATCTCAGAACTGAAAACAGCCGTGAAGAACATCTACGTATCAGATTCAATCAAGCGATATATCGTCGACCTGATCAATCGTACACGTAATCATAAGTCCATTGCGCTAGGCGTCAGTCCGCGTGGGTCGCTTGCGTTATTAAAGGCAGCACAGGCTTTTGCCCTTCTGATGAACCGTGATTTTGTAATCCCTGATGATGTGAAATACTTAGCACCGTATGTTCTTGTTCATCGTGTGTTATTAAAACCGGAAGCTCGTTTTGAAGGGGTTTCAGCTGAAGAAGTAATCAATGAGCTTTTGGCCCGCGTGCCAGCACCTATTCATAAGGAACAGCATGCATAA